A region from the Fusarium graminearum PH-1 chromosome 4, whole genome shotgun sequence genome encodes:
- a CDS encoding tubulin beta chain yields the protein MREIVHVQVGQCGNQVGSSFWSTVSKEHGIDGSGAYHGTSDQQRERINVYFAEGGNDKYVPRAVLVDLESGPQDAIRAGPLGQLFRPDNFVAGEASAGNNWAKGHYTEGAELVEEAIDVVRREVENCDHLQGFQLTHSLGGGTGSGMGTLLLSKIREEFPDRMMATFSVMPSPKVSDTVVEPYNATLSLNQLVENSDETFCIDNEALYDIYERTLKIADPSYADLNYLISTVMAGVTTCFRFPGQLNSDLRKLAVNMIPFPRLHFFMVGFAPLTGRNMKTFQHVTVPGLAQQIFDNKNIMAAADFRNGRYLACSAIFRGRLSTKEIEDQMLKVQTKNSEYFVDWIPNNVQTSVCSVPPRGLDMSATFVGNSTAVQEIFKRVDDQFSAMFRRKAFLHWYTSEGMDEMEFTEAQSNLHDLVSEYQQYQDADIDDEAEEYEEGEPEEYEG from the exons ATGCGTGAGATT gTCCACGTCCAGGTCGGCCAATGT GGCAACCAAGTCGGTTCCAGCTTCTG GTCCACCGTCTCCAAGGAGCACGGTATTGATGGCAGCGGCGC ATACCACGGAACTTCAGACCAGCAGCGTGAGCGCATCAACGTCTACTTTGCTGAG GGCGGCAACGACAAGTACGTCCCCCGTGCTGTTCTGGTCGATCTTGAGTCCGGCCCCCAGGATGCCATCCGCGCCGGCCCTCTAGGCCAGCTGTTCCGCCCCGACAACTTCGTCGCCGGTGAGGCCAGTGCCGGAAACAACTGGGCCAAGGGTCATTACACCGAGGGTGCCGAGCTCGTTGAGGAGGCCATCGATGTTGTTCGTCGCGAGGTTGAGAACTGTGACCACCTTCAGGGTTTCCAGCTGACGCACTCTCTCGGCGGTGGTACCGGTTCCGGTATGGGAACGCTTCTTCTGTCCAAGATCCGCGAGGAGTTCCCCGATCGCATGATGGCCACCTTTTCCGTTATGCCCTCGCCCAAGGTTTCCGACACCGTTGTTGAACCTTACAACGCCACTTTGTCTCTGAACCAGCTCGTCGAGAACTCTGACGAGACCTTCTGTATCGATAACGAGGCTCTGTACGATATCTACGAGAGGACCCTCAAGATCGCCGATCCTTCGTACGCCGATCTCAACTACCTGATTTCCACCGTCATGGCCGGTGTGACGACATGTTTCCGATTCCCCGGACAGCTCAACTCGGATCTGCGAAAGCTCGCTGTTAACATGATTCCGTTCCCCCGACTTCACTTCTTCATGGTCGGATTTGCCCCTCTGACTGGTCGCAACATGAAGACTTTCCAGCACGTTACCGTCCCCGGCCTTGCTCAGCAGATTttcgacaacaagaacatcatggCCGCTGCCGATTTCCGCAACGGACGATACCTCGCTTGTTCCGCCATCTT CCGCGGACGTCTCTCAACAAAGGAGATCGAGGAccagatgctcaaggttcaGACCAAGAACTCCGAGTACTTTGTCGACTGGATCCCCAACAACGTCCAAACTTCCGTCTGTTCCGTGCCTCCCCGCGGTCTCGACATGTCCGCCACTTTCGTTGGCAACTCCACCGCCGTCCAGGAGATCTTCAAGCGTGTCGACGACCAGTTCTCAGCCATGTTCCGACGCAAGGCTTTCTTGCATTGGTACACAAGCGAGGGTATGGACGAGATGGAATTCACCGAGGCCCAGTCCAACTTGCACGACTTGGTTTCCGAGTACCAGCAATACCAAGACGCCGACATCGacgacgaggctgaggagtACGAGGAGGGTGAGCCCGAGGAGTACGAGGGTTGA